Proteins encoded in a region of the Mycolicibacterium duvalii genome:
- the rpsB gene encoding 30S ribosomal protein S2, translated as MAVVTMKQLLDSGAHFGHQTRRWNPKMKRFIFTDRNGIYIIDLQQTLTYIDKAYEFVKETVAHGGSIMFVGTKKQAQESIAEEATRVGMPYVNQRWLGGMLTNFSTVHKRLQRLKELEAMEQTGGFEGRTKKEILMLTREKNKLERSLGGIRDMQKVPSAIWVVDTNKEHLAVAEARKLNIPIIAILDTNCDPDLVDYPIPGNDDAIRSAALLTKVVASAVAEGLQARAGAGKAAADDAAEPLPEWEQELLAGATAATPGTPEAETHTEPTPTPNP; from the coding sequence ATGGCTGTTGTAACCATGAAGCAGCTGCTTGACAGCGGCGCCCACTTCGGACACCAGACCCGGCGCTGGAACCCGAAGATGAAGCGGTTCATCTTCACCGACCGCAACGGCATCTACATCATCGATCTGCAGCAGACGCTGACCTACATCGACAAGGCGTACGAGTTCGTCAAGGAGACGGTCGCGCACGGCGGCTCGATCATGTTCGTCGGCACCAAGAAGCAGGCGCAGGAATCGATCGCCGAAGAGGCCACCCGCGTCGGCATGCCGTATGTGAACCAGCGCTGGCTGGGCGGCATGCTCACCAACTTCTCCACCGTGCACAAGCGTCTGCAGCGCCTCAAGGAACTCGAGGCCATGGAGCAGACCGGCGGGTTCGAGGGTCGCACCAAGAAGGAAATCCTGATGCTGACCCGCGAGAAGAACAAGCTCGAGCGGTCGCTGGGCGGTATCCGCGACATGCAGAAGGTGCCGTCGGCGATCTGGGTGGTCGACACCAACAAGGAGCACCTGGCGGTCGCCGAGGCCCGCAAGCTGAACATCCCGATCATCGCGATCCTCGACACCAACTGCGACCCGGACCTCGTCGACTACCCGATCCCGGGCAACGATGACGCGATCCGGTCGGCCGCGCTGCTGACCAAGGTGGTCGCGTCCGCGGTCGCCGAGGGCCTGCAGGCCCGTGCAGGTGCCGGCAAGGCCGCTGCCGATGACGCCGCCGAACCGCTGCCCGAGTGGGAGCAGGAACTGCTGGCCGGTGCCACCGCCGCGACCCCGGGCACCCCCGAGGCCGAGACGCACACCGAACCCACCCCCACCCCGAACCCGTAG
- a CDS encoding peptidoglycan DD-metalloendopeptidase family protein encodes MRVAAMWVVLALLAAAPAGADGARLSWPLRPRPAVVRAFDAPSPNWQRGHRGVDLAGSPGQAVHAAAAGVVVYAGELAGRPVVSLAHPGGLRTSYEPVRPSVRAGQTVGAGAPLGALAAGHTGCAVAACLHWGAMWGPAARADYVDPVGLLAGTRIRLKPVR; translated from the coding sequence ATGCGCGTCGCGGCGATGTGGGTGGTGTTGGCGTTGCTGGCGGCCGCCCCCGCCGGGGCCGACGGCGCCCGCCTGTCCTGGCCGCTGCGTCCGCGCCCCGCGGTGGTCCGCGCGTTCGATGCGCCGTCGCCGAACTGGCAGCGCGGGCACCGCGGGGTGGACCTGGCCGGGTCCCCGGGGCAGGCCGTCCACGCCGCCGCGGCGGGCGTGGTCGTCTACGCCGGTGAGCTGGCCGGACGTCCCGTGGTGTCGCTTGCCCATCCCGGCGGGCTGCGCACCAGCTACGAGCCGGTGCGGCCGTCGGTGCGGGCCGGGCAGACCGTCGGGGCCGGCGCCCCGCTCGGAGCGCTGGCCGCCGGGCACACCGGTTGCGCGGTGGCGGCGTGCCTGCACTGGGGCGCGATGTGGGGACCGGCGGCGCGGGCCGACTACGTGGATCCGGTGGGGTTGCTCGCGGGCACCCGGATCCGGCTCAAGCCGGTCCGGTGA